A stretch of Chitinophaga caeni DNA encodes these proteins:
- a CDS encoding oleate hydratase has product MFNLDKDFKAFAKGLKVDHEPDSSKEQQRNTPEKSMPFSDQIGNYQRNKGLPRQSFDDSKVFIVGSGIGGMAVAYYMIRDGHIPAEHITFLEQLHIEGGSLDGSGNAKEGYLIRGGREMDMTYENLWDMFQDIPALEMPPPYSVLDEYRLVNDNDSNYSKARLIHKKGLIQDFSKFGLAKKDQLAIIKLLLKKKEDLDNITIEDYFSESFLASNFWTFWRTMFAFENWHSLLELKLYMHRFLHAIDGLNDLSSLVFPKYNQYDTFVTPLRNFLKAKGVKIQFNTLTKDLDMHVNTEGKVVKELITDQGGKEVRIPVRENDFVIVTTGSMTEDTAYGDNKNAPVITIDNSTSGKSAGWMLWKNLAAKSTVFGKPEKFCNNIEKSAWESVTLTCKPSALVEKLKAYAVNDPYSGKTVTGGIITITDSNWLMSFTCNRQPHFPGQPGDVLVLWVYALFMDKEGDYVKKRMPMCTGDEILAELCYHLGIIDQLDDVIKNTIVRTSFMPYITSMFMPRAKGDRPRVVPDGCKNLALIGQFVETNNDVVFTMESSVRTARIAVYELLNLNKQVPDINPLQYDIRHLLKAAKTLNDGKTFLGEGLLRRVLKGTYFEHILPVGDVEEEQDSFLVEKINQFKDWIKGITG; this is encoded by the coding sequence ATGTTTAATCTCGATAAAGATTTCAAAGCTTTCGCGAAAGGTCTTAAAGTTGACCACGAACCGGATTCCAGCAAGGAACAACAACGGAACACCCCCGAAAAATCGATGCCTTTCTCCGACCAGATCGGTAATTATCAAAGAAATAAAGGACTGCCCCGCCAATCTTTTGATGACAGTAAAGTCTTCATTGTCGGGAGTGGCATTGGAGGAATGGCAGTGGCTTATTATATGATCCGCGATGGGCATATCCCGGCAGAGCATATCACTTTCCTGGAACAGTTGCATATAGAGGGAGGCTCTTTGGATGGCTCCGGCAATGCAAAGGAGGGATACCTAATTCGCGGTGGCCGGGAAATGGATATGACCTACGAGAACCTTTGGGATATGTTCCAGGATATTCCTGCCTTAGAAATGCCGCCACCTTACAGTGTTTTAGATGAATACAGGCTGGTTAATGATAATGATTCCAACTACTCCAAGGCCAGGTTGATTCATAAAAAAGGCTTGATCCAGGATTTTAGCAAATTCGGATTAGCCAAGAAGGATCAGTTAGCCATCATCAAACTTTTATTGAAGAAGAAAGAGGACCTGGATAATATCACGATCGAAGATTATTTCAGCGAATCTTTCCTGGCAAGCAATTTCTGGACATTCTGGCGTACGATGTTCGCTTTTGAAAACTGGCACAGCCTCTTGGAATTAAAACTCTATATGCATCGGTTCTTACATGCGATCGATGGTTTGAATGACTTATCTTCCCTGGTTTTCCCGAAGTATAATCAATACGACACTTTCGTTACCCCCTTGCGCAATTTCTTGAAAGCAAAGGGTGTTAAAATCCAATTTAACACGTTGACCAAGGATCTTGATATGCATGTTAATACCGAAGGGAAAGTCGTTAAAGAACTCATCACCGACCAAGGTGGAAAAGAAGTTCGAATCCCGGTAAGGGAAAACGATTTTGTGATCGTGACAACAGGCTCCATGACGGAAGATACGGCGTATGGCGACAATAAGAATGCGCCGGTAATTACCATCGATAATAGCACCAGTGGCAAAAGCGCCGGGTGGATGTTATGGAAAAATCTTGCGGCCAAATCTACCGTGTTCGGTAAGCCGGAGAAGTTTTGCAATAATATTGAGAAGTCTGCATGGGAATCTGTTACACTAACCTGTAAACCCTCAGCTTTAGTTGAAAAACTTAAAGCTTATGCCGTCAATGATCCATATTCTGGTAAAACGGTTACCGGTGGAATTATTACCATTACGGATTCCAATTGGTTGATGAGTTTTACTTGCAATCGGCAACCGCATTTCCCCGGGCAGCCAGGTGATGTATTGGTCTTATGGGTATATGCTTTGTTCATGGATAAAGAAGGCGACTATGTTAAAAAGCGCATGCCGATGTGTACCGGTGACGAGATATTGGCTGAACTATGCTACCATCTGGGTATCATTGACCAGCTAGATGATGTTATCAAAAATACGATCGTTAGGACTTCCTTTATGCCTTATATCACCTCCATGTTTATGCCGAGAGCTAAAGGGGATCGGCCCCGTGTTGTGCCTGATGGCTGTAAAAACTTGGCATTGATAGGACAATTTGTTGAAACGAATAACGATGTCGTATTTACGATGGAAAGTTCGGTGAGGACTGCCCGGATAGCGGTTTATGAACTGTTGAATTTAAATAAGCAAGTGCCTGATATCAATCCATTACAATATGATATCCGCCATTTATTAAAAGCAGCGAAAACGCTGAACGACGGCAAAACTTTCCTCGGGGAAGGATTACTCCGCAGGGTATTAAAGGGCACTTATTTTGAACATATTTTGCCGGTAGGAGATGTAGAAGAGGAACAAGATTCCTTCCTGGTAGAAAAAATCAACCAGTTTAAGGATTGGATTAAAGGAATTACGGGGTAA
- a CDS encoding aldo/keto reductase, whose protein sequence is MNRKLGTNGPLVSAVGLGCMGMSGAYGESDDEQSVATIERALALGHNFLDTADFYGMGHNEEIISKAIKGKREQAFISLKTGQFRSPGPNGSVGFGPVNAHPDYLRNAVLFSLQRLKTDYIDLYTPARVDPNVPVEETVGALADLVQKGVIRYIGLSEASADTLRRAATVHPITALQIEYSLWSRDIESEVLPTTKELGIGLVAYSPLSRGFLSGDIKNPGDIKDHRVHMPRFQGENFYKNLELVKRVESLAADKGCTPAQLAIAWVLAQGENIIAIPGTKRIKTLEENIAAGDVNLSAEELKSIDEILPAGVVSGTRYPEMLMGALMA, encoded by the coding sequence ATGAATAGGAAACTTGGAACAAACGGGCCGCTCGTTTCAGCGGTAGGCTTAGGCTGCATGGGAATGTCAGGCGCTTATGGAGAAAGCGATGATGAACAATCTGTCGCGACCATTGAAAGGGCTTTAGCACTGGGACATAACTTCCTAGACACTGCCGACTTTTACGGCATGGGACATAATGAAGAAATTATTTCCAAAGCGATCAAAGGCAAGAGGGAACAAGCATTTATATCTTTAAAAACCGGGCAATTTAGATCCCCTGGACCTAATGGCAGCGTCGGCTTCGGGCCGGTAAACGCACACCCCGACTATTTACGCAACGCGGTGCTGTTCAGCTTGCAAAGATTGAAAACGGATTACATCGATTTATACACGCCGGCGAGGGTTGATCCCAATGTTCCGGTAGAAGAAACCGTGGGCGCTTTAGCGGACCTGGTACAAAAAGGTGTTATCAGGTACATCGGTTTATCGGAAGCATCAGCCGACACGCTGCGCCGGGCTGCAACTGTTCACCCGATTACAGCATTACAAATTGAATATTCATTATGGAGCAGGGATATTGAATCGGAAGTATTGCCAACAACTAAGGAACTCGGTATAGGACTGGTGGCTTATTCGCCCTTAAGCCGCGGATTTTTAAGCGGGGACATCAAGAATCCCGGGGACATCAAGGATCACCGGGTGCATATGCCACGTTTCCAGGGAGAGAATTTTTACAAGAACCTGGAACTGGTTAAGCGGGTAGAAAGCTTAGCGGCAGATAAAGGCTGTACTCCCGCACAACTGGCCATTGCATGGGTATTAGCACAGGGTGAAAATATCATAGCGATACCCGGTACGAAACGCATAAAAACCTTGGAAGAAAATATCGCTGCCGGGGATGTGAATTTAAGCGCCGAAGAGCTAAAAAGTATCGATGAGATTTTACCGGCGGGTGTGGTTTCAGGAACACGATATCCCGAGATGTTAATGGGAGCCTTGATGGCTTAA
- a CDS encoding helix-turn-helix domain-containing protein: MENLSPYIFQHTQHHTLPIRLVAPNFGQLPLAVIKQYSLTHRKTHYFFIFMIDGTTRHSVDLQHYDVASGELLFILPHQIHQLPPSKQGTDYYKLAFDESCLSRLPKQYPFLINPFNQQKIHFTGNAAQRLQHIFGMLAELLSTADADTELILAHLNSLLTEINTAYFLSRENLVEDKLSKYIGFKQFVEEQLREHPTINDIAAKLALNTNSLYYIVKHYSGLSPKEFITNRLILEAKRRLYYSESSVKELAFDLGYNDPEYFSRLFKKVTGKTVSGFVQDLSGK, from the coding sequence ATGGAAAACCTTAGCCCATACATTTTTCAACACACGCAACATCATACTTTACCGATCAGGTTAGTTGCGCCGAATTTCGGCCAGTTGCCTTTAGCGGTAATCAAGCAATACAGCTTAACACACCGTAAGACGCATTATTTCTTCATCTTCATGATAGATGGTACTACCCGACACAGCGTGGACTTGCAACATTACGATGTAGCCTCCGGCGAACTTCTTTTTATTTTGCCCCATCAAATACACCAATTACCGCCGAGCAAGCAGGGAACCGACTATTATAAGTTGGCTTTTGACGAAAGTTGTTTATCAAGGTTGCCCAAGCAATACCCCTTTCTTATTAATCCCTTTAACCAACAAAAGATACACTTTACGGGAAATGCCGCCCAGCGATTGCAACACATCTTCGGTATGCTGGCCGAATTATTAAGTACGGCAGATGCGGATACGGAATTGATATTAGCCCATCTCAACAGCTTATTGACAGAGATCAATACGGCGTATTTTTTAAGCCGTGAAAACCTCGTGGAAGATAAGCTATCGAAATACATCGGCTTTAAACAATTCGTTGAAGAGCAGCTCAGGGAGCATCCAACGATTAATGACATCGCGGCAAAACTTGCCTTGAATACCAACAGCTTGTATTACATCGTTAAACATTACTCCGGCCTCTCTCCCAAAGAATTTATTACCAACAGGCTTATTTTAGAGGCTAAGCGGCGACTGTACTATTCTGAAAGCTCTGTCAAGGAGCTGGCATTTGACCTTGGCTATAATGATCCTGAATACTTTTCCCGCTTGTTTAAAAAAGTTACGGGAAAAACGGTTTCTGGCTTCGTTCAGGATTTGTCAGGGAAATAA
- a CDS encoding RNA polymerase sigma factor: MPSPGTYQENELLVKVASGDKYALAEVYKLTYTRLYFIAKRLVDEDTAKDIVSESYVKLLHQPRSFESLAHIANYLAIMTRNACIDWLKSEKKEQLEQEAFNYITGDGLELGAHEQDDIRAALYKMVLDEIEKLPKLARTVFKLSYIEGKSNADISEILNIKDKTVRNKKAEALRALRLSLGPACTLIGILKIFPGI; encoded by the coding sequence TTGCCTTCTCCCGGTACATATCAAGAAAATGAATTGTTGGTCAAAGTTGCTTCCGGCGATAAATATGCGCTGGCGGAAGTGTACAAACTCACGTATACCCGGTTGTATTTCATTGCCAAGCGCTTGGTAGATGAAGATACGGCCAAAGATATCGTATCGGAATCTTATGTCAAGCTGCTTCATCAACCCAGGTCTTTTGAAAGCCTGGCACACATCGCCAATTATCTTGCTATCATGACTCGGAATGCTTGTATTGACTGGCTGAAATCAGAAAAAAAAGAACAGCTTGAGCAAGAGGCATTTAATTATATCACCGGGGATGGTCTTGAACTAGGTGCCCATGAGCAGGATGATATCAGGGCCGCATTATATAAAATGGTATTAGACGAGATTGAAAAATTACCGAAGCTGGCAAGAACTGTCTTCAAATTGAGCTATATCGAAGGTAAATCGAATGCCGATATTTCGGAAATATTAAATATCAAAGACAAAACAGTCCGCAATAAAAAGGCCGAAGCGCTCCGGGCATTAAGGCTTAGCCTGGGCCCTGCTTGCACGCTGATCGGCATTTTAAAAATTTTCCCGGGAATTTAG
- a CDS encoding FecR domain-containing protein, translating into MDYTSNSEHIAALIFKSMKAELSQDEQAELDAWKRRDPANEALFIALTDRAMLQHELGQLLDVEARIQHKLGLEEDLPTKLRPVRNPVYKWIGVAASVILISALTYFYWKPDRARVVEAIHPGTDKAVLTLADGSTILLDSTGNRFIKQGNASVHQAGGLLSYEMKRNGKDNPVYNTLSTPKGGQFKVVLPDGSRAWLNAASSIRFPLAFQENERRIEISGEVFLDVAQDVQAPFKVKVGDDLEIRVLGTQFNIDAYSSSGNIQTTLLEGSVGIIRDGRQILLSPGEQAVATPAQIKVNKANLDKVIAWKNGMFNFEDVSLKEAMEEIERWYDIEVIYENGVPEMSFSGKISRDISLDELLQVFAGTDLKFRWEPGRKLIITK; encoded by the coding sequence ATGGATTACACTTCTAATAGTGAACATATCGCCGCGTTGATTTTTAAATCGATGAAAGCGGAGCTTTCGCAAGATGAACAGGCCGAATTGGATGCCTGGAAACGCCGCGATCCTGCTAACGAAGCTCTTTTTATAGCGCTGACGGACCGGGCGATGCTCCAGCATGAATTGGGACAGCTATTGGATGTAGAAGCCAGGATTCAACATAAACTGGGCTTAGAGGAAGATTTGCCAACTAAACTCCGTCCTGTAAGGAATCCTGTTTATAAATGGATCGGGGTGGCCGCTTCCGTAATTTTGATATCGGCCTTGACTTATTTCTACTGGAAACCGGATCGTGCAAGGGTGGTTGAAGCGATTCATCCCGGTACGGATAAAGCGGTGCTTACCCTGGCAGACGGTTCCACTATTTTGTTGGATAGCACCGGGAACAGGTTTATCAAGCAAGGAAATGCTTCCGTACATCAAGCAGGTGGCTTATTGAGCTATGAAATGAAACGTAACGGGAAGGATAACCCTGTTTACAACACATTGAGCACACCCAAAGGCGGACAATTTAAAGTGGTATTGCCGGATGGTTCCCGGGCTTGGCTCAATGCCGCGTCTTCCATCCGTTTTCCGTTGGCATTCCAGGAAAATGAAAGGCGCATAGAAATAAGCGGGGAGGTCTTCCTCGATGTAGCGCAGGATGTTCAGGCTCCTTTCAAAGTAAAGGTGGGCGATGACTTGGAAATCCGGGTACTCGGTACCCAGTTCAATATCGATGCATATTCAAGTTCCGGAAATATTCAAACTACCTTGTTGGAAGGTAGCGTAGGAATAATAAGAGATGGAAGGCAAATATTATTAAGTCCCGGTGAACAGGCTGTGGCCACACCTGCGCAAATAAAGGTGAATAAAGCCAACCTGGATAAAGTGATCGCTTGGAAAAACGGGATGTTCAACTTCGAAGATGTAAGTCTCAAAGAAGCTATGGAAGAAATCGAGCGCTGGTACGATATCGAGGTTATTTATGAAAATGGTGTGCCGGAGATGAGTTTTTCCGGTAAGATCAGCCGCGATATCAGCCTGGATGAACTTTTACAGGTTTTTGCAGGAACGGATTTGAAATTTAGATGGGAGCCGGGAAGGAAATTGATCATTACCAAGTAA
- a CDS encoding SusC/RagA family TonB-linked outer membrane protein, whose translation MQKNAYCFGAGILLPKRGPARYSTIIKIMLVMKLALFITIFTLAQTFAALRAQSVTFSGASVPLKQVFNAVEKQTGYAVFYSNKDILKYAKPVTIQAEHLPLLEFLDKVLLYQNIVYKVTGKTIILRVGESHSEISNDGNLPVPESLPPLNGRIVDTSGAPLYGINIRVKGKKMGTVSDANGRFSIEVSPGDVLIFSSVGFETLEVAAADLQDGTPLVLKWSNTGLKEVTINKGYYSTTRRLNTGNVSKVTSKVIENQPVSNPLAALTGRVAGLDIVQQSGLPGTGFTIRLRGLNSVRPGANAPLIIVDGSAYPAGSFNTVNGSSPIGYVDISPLNSLNPNDIESIEVLKDADATSIYGSRGANGVILITTKQGREGKTLVNLNASTGFAEMASKQPVLNRRQYLDMRYEAIKNDGQTIGTAPASSVYDLVKWDTTRSTDWQDVILGGTAQYTRAQVSLSGGNANTSFGFNAGYSRETTIMPVDLANEKYNGRLSVNHSSKNKKFTAQLGVTYGIDNNRLPGWSIASFALTLPPIAPPLYDSTGKLYWGPTDGAYQNPLGRLQEIYDGKLSSLVSNAVLSYQIIDGLHIRANLGYNVVQNRSSSKRGQYFFNPAEWVSRGQYLRQTIDMNLSNATWNIEPQIDYERKLGPGKLNVLLGTTFQKTVGEGSYLTVQGYSDDGLMGNPAFGTIRTPNAENTKYLYNAVFGRINYNLDEKYILNLTARRDGSSRFAPGNRFGNFAAIGAAWIFSDENFIKNNVPLLSYGKLRGSYGTTGNDVIPDYGYMSLYTASTYNFDGSIGVTPTGLANKDYSWETTRKAELALELGFFNDRIYLATSYYNNRSSNQLVNYPLPSFVGFAGVQVNMPAIVRNTGFEFELNTTNIRSKNFHWNTSFNVALPRNKLVRYDNIEGSSYANTYIVGQPLSIQKAYNFVRVDEKTGLYVWRTAAGVDTSNARALTLSDLTVPINVGKQFFGGINNSFSYKGFQLDVFFNFSKQVGPFANFPASTMRGGIANMPLDLYERRWTQPGDMTDVPKLFNNPASAAANTYVGSAYNETYYTGITFMRLKNLALSYALPRNLMERWKMQSAKVYAQAQNLFTITNYKGWDPENASANIPLLRVVTVGIQLTF comes from the coding sequence ATGCAAAAAAATGCGTATTGTTTCGGTGCAGGAATCCTATTGCCCAAACGCGGCCCTGCCCGGTATTCAACCATTATCAAAATCATGTTGGTCATGAAGCTGGCATTATTCATCACCATATTTACATTGGCACAAACTTTTGCAGCCCTGAGGGCGCAATCGGTCACTTTCTCAGGGGCTTCGGTTCCATTGAAGCAGGTGTTTAATGCGGTAGAAAAGCAAACGGGCTACGCCGTTTTTTATAGCAATAAGGATATTTTGAAATATGCTAAACCTGTCACCATCCAAGCGGAACATTTACCGCTTTTGGAGTTTTTGGATAAAGTATTGTTGTATCAAAATATTGTATATAAAGTAACCGGTAAGACCATTATTTTGAGGGTAGGGGAAAGTCATTCCGAAATTTCTAATGACGGTAATCTACCCGTTCCGGAATCACTGCCGCCGTTAAATGGACGTATCGTCGATACCTCGGGCGCCCCGTTATATGGTATCAACATCCGTGTGAAAGGAAAAAAAATGGGTACTGTTAGCGATGCGAACGGTCGTTTCTCGATCGAAGTATCACCGGGGGATGTGTTGATCTTTTCTTCCGTAGGTTTCGAAACCCTTGAAGTTGCCGCGGCAGATTTGCAGGATGGAACACCGCTGGTTCTAAAATGGAGCAATACAGGTCTTAAAGAAGTTACTATTAACAAAGGATATTATAGCACTACCCGGAGACTCAATACGGGTAATGTCAGTAAAGTTACCAGCAAGGTAATCGAAAACCAACCTGTTAGCAACCCCCTGGCTGCACTTACAGGTCGCGTAGCAGGACTGGACATCGTCCAGCAAAGCGGGCTGCCCGGTACCGGCTTCACGATACGCTTACGCGGGCTTAACAGCGTGCGTCCTGGAGCGAATGCCCCTTTAATTATCGTGGATGGCTCCGCTTATCCTGCCGGGTCTTTTAATACGGTTAACGGTTCATCACCTATAGGATACGTGGATATCAGCCCGCTGAATAGCCTTAATCCTAACGATATCGAAAGTATCGAGGTATTAAAAGATGCCGACGCGACCTCTATTTATGGCAGCCGGGGCGCCAACGGGGTTATCCTCATTACTACAAAGCAAGGCCGGGAAGGTAAAACACTGGTCAATCTCAACGCTTCTACAGGCTTCGCGGAAATGGCCAGCAAGCAACCGGTACTCAACAGGAGACAATACCTGGATATGCGGTACGAAGCGATTAAAAATGATGGCCAAACGATCGGGACGGCGCCCGCCAGCTCCGTGTACGACCTGGTAAAGTGGGATACAACCCGCAGCACCGATTGGCAGGATGTAATTCTCGGGGGAACCGCTCAATATACCCGCGCGCAAGTTTCTCTTTCCGGCGGCAATGCCAATACTTCTTTCGGCTTCAATGCAGGGTATTCCAGGGAAACCACCATCATGCCGGTAGACCTGGCCAACGAAAAATATAATGGCAGGCTGAGCGTTAACCACAGTTCCAAGAATAAAAAATTTACCGCTCAACTCGGCGTTACTTATGGTATTGATAACAACCGTTTGCCCGGTTGGTCGATCGCCAGTTTTGCCTTAACCTTACCACCGATCGCTCCACCTCTTTATGATTCCACGGGAAAACTTTACTGGGGTCCAACAGATGGCGCTTACCAAAATCCATTGGGCCGCTTACAGGAAATCTATGACGGCAAACTGTCTAGCCTGGTAAGTAATGCTGTACTCAGTTATCAAATCATCGACGGTTTGCATATCAGGGCGAACCTAGGTTATAACGTGGTGCAAAACAGGAGTTCTTCAAAACGGGGACAGTACTTTTTTAACCCGGCAGAATGGGTTAGCCGCGGACAGTATTTGCGGCAAACCATTGATATGAACCTAAGCAACGCCACCTGGAATATCGAGCCGCAAATCGATTACGAAAGAAAGTTAGGGCCCGGTAAATTGAATGTATTGCTCGGTACCACCTTTCAAAAAACCGTGGGCGAAGGTTCCTACTTAACAGTGCAGGGATATTCTGATGATGGCCTAATGGGGAACCCTGCTTTCGGTACGATACGTACACCGAATGCCGAAAATACGAAGTATTTATACAACGCGGTATTCGGTAGGATCAACTACAACTTGGACGAAAAATACATATTGAATCTCACCGCGCGCCGCGATGGTTCCAGCCGTTTCGCACCCGGCAACCGCTTTGGCAACTTCGCCGCGATAGGCGCTGCATGGATATTCTCGGATGAAAACTTTATTAAGAATAATGTACCGCTACTCAGTTATGGCAAATTGAGGGGTAGTTACGGTACTACCGGGAACGATGTAATTCCCGATTATGGTTATATGTCGCTCTACACGGCTTCAACATATAATTTTGATGGTAGCATCGGTGTAACGCCAACGGGTTTGGCCAACAAAGATTATAGCTGGGAAACCACCAGGAAGGCAGAACTGGCCTTGGAACTGGGCTTCTTCAATGATCGCATCTACCTTGCCACCAGTTATTACAATAACCGCTCTTCCAATCAATTGGTGAATTATCCTTTACCTTCTTTCGTAGGTTTCGCCGGGGTACAGGTAAACATGCCCGCTATTGTAAGGAATACCGGTTTCGAGTTCGAGCTGAATACCACCAATATCCGGAGCAAAAATTTCCACTGGAATACATCTTTTAATGTTGCATTACCGAGAAATAAACTGGTACGTTACGACAATATCGAAGGTTCCTCTTATGCAAATACTTACATCGTAGGTCAACCATTATCCATACAGAAAGCTTACAATTTTGTTAGGGTAGATGAAAAAACAGGGCTCTACGTTTGGCGCACGGCGGCGGGTGTTGATACCTCTAATGCAAGGGCGCTTACCTTGTCGGACCTAACGGTACCTATTAATGTGGGCAAACAATTTTTTGGCGGGATCAATAACAGCTTTTCTTATAAAGGGTTCCAACTGGATGTATTCTTTAACTTTTCCAAGCAAGTGGGCCCGTTTGCAAATTTCCCGGCATCTACCATGCGCGGCGGCATTGCTAACATGCCCCTGGATCTTTACGAACGCCGTTGGACGCAGCCGGGCGACATGACCGATGTGCCGAAGCTATTTAATAATCCTGCATCCGCCGCCGCCAACACCTACGTTGGTTCCGCTTATAATGAGACTTACTACACTGGTATCACTTTTATGAGGTTAAAGAACCTGGCGCTTTCTTATGCTTTACCCCGCAACTTGATGGAACGTTGGAAGATGCAATCTGCCAAGGTATATGCACAAGCCCAGAACCTGTTTACAATTACGAACTACAAAGGCTGGGACCCGGAAAACGCATCCGCGAATATCCCGCTGTTGAGAGTAGTAACCGTAGGTATTCAACTTACCTTTTAA
- a CDS encoding RagB/SusD family nutrient uptake outer membrane protein: MSRIIIIFSIFALCASCKKFVELTPPDTSLEADKVFQSDITGISAVTSILGELGGYNSFSQGFGGISIVSGLVADELTTVSIQPAYQEIYTNTLLPGNTIIAEIWNRAYKHIYATNAIIEGASRSTALSTNARNQILGEAYFLRSFLYFQLVNLFGDVPFLTGTDYEKNLQAAREPVKNILNNIAEDLKLSKSMLSVNYLDNTGAATTKRIRPNKWAATALLARVYLYLEDWPNSELQANEVISQAATYILDPNLNNVFKPGTREAIWHLPPGITTNGQTLYTGDGSSFSVNYIKSFGVGPQSFGYDLSNYIPDSFVALFEPGDARKSSWIDSLNDGTRKYYVPYKYKTGIDAVGTLDYLMVLRLSEQYLVRAEARLGQNNFDGARQDIDTVRSRARLLPTTVPSTRAGIMAAIEHERQLELFLEWGQRWMDLKRWPGINNPAISRAEEIMSVVTPVKGGVWDEDWLRFPIPVNEVRNGPNMSQNDGYPQ; the protein is encoded by the coding sequence ATGTCAAGAATCATCATCATATTTTCTATATTCGCCCTCTGCGCATCCTGCAAAAAATTTGTTGAACTTACCCCGCCGGATACTTCGCTGGAAGCCGATAAGGTTTTTCAATCCGATATCACGGGCATTTCAGCGGTTACTTCCATCCTGGGGGAACTCGGGGGATATAATTCTTTCTCCCAGGGTTTCGGTGGCATCAGCATCGTAAGTGGCCTGGTGGCCGATGAACTTACCACGGTTTCAATACAACCCGCTTACCAAGAAATATATACCAACACCCTCTTGCCTGGTAATACCATCATAGCAGAAATATGGAACCGCGCTTACAAACATATTTATGCAACGAATGCTATCATCGAGGGCGCTAGCCGTTCCACGGCTTTGTCTACGAATGCCCGCAACCAAATATTAGGGGAGGCATATTTCTTAAGATCGTTTTTATACTTTCAATTGGTCAATCTTTTCGGGGATGTACCATTCCTCACCGGGACAGATTACGAAAAAAACTTGCAAGCTGCCCGCGAACCGGTGAAAAATATTTTAAATAATATCGCGGAAGATCTCAAGCTGTCTAAATCGATGTTATCGGTCAACTACTTGGATAATACGGGCGCCGCCACCACTAAAAGGATCCGCCCCAACAAATGGGCGGCCACGGCCTTGCTGGCAAGGGTTTATTTATACCTCGAAGATTGGCCTAACTCGGAATTACAAGCCAATGAAGTAATCTCGCAAGCCGCTACCTATATCCTGGATCCGAACCTTAACAATGTTTTTAAACCCGGTACACGGGAAGCCATTTGGCACCTGCCACCCGGTATTACCACCAACGGGCAAACTTTATATACGGGAGACGGAAGTAGCTTTTCTGTTAATTACATCAAGAGTTTCGGTGTCGGGCCGCAATCTTTCGGTTACGATCTGAGCAATTATATACCGGATAGCTTCGTGGCGCTTTTCGAACCCGGCGATGCACGCAAATCCAGTTGGATTGATTCTTTGAACGATGGTACCCGGAAATACTACGTGCCATATAAATATAAAACAGGTATAGATGCCGTAGGTACCTTGGATTATTTAATGGTACTCCGTTTGTCGGAGCAATACCTGGTCCGCGCCGAGGCAAGGCTCGGGCAAAATAATTTTGATGGCGCCCGCCAAGACATTGACACGGTTCGTTCCCGGGCAAGATTGTTGCCGACCACTGTCCCAAGCACAAGGGCAGGCATCATGGCAGCCATCGAGCATGAGCGGCAGTTGGAATTATTCTTGGAATGGGGGCAGCGTTGGATGGATCTGAAACGCTGGCCGGGCATCAATAACCCCGCTATTTCCCGCGCAGAAGAAATCATGTCGGTCGTTACACCGGTAAAAGGCGGTGTTTGGGATGAAGATTGGCTCAGGTTTCCGATCCCTGTCAACGAGGTACGGAACGGCCCCAATATGTCACAAAATGATGGTTATCCTCAATAA